The proteins below come from a single Paramormyrops kingsleyae isolate MSU_618 chromosome 25, PKINGS_0.4, whole genome shotgun sequence genomic window:
- the LOC111837382 gene encoding glycine receptor subunit beta-like isoform X2 has translation MRPETWLVRLGLLLLVCSLWVAAGSAKEKTAKKGKKGKLVICPSQLSPEDIARVPGNSTSNILNRLLATYDPRIRPNFQGIPVEDKVNIFINSFGSIQETTMDYRVNIFLRQRWNDPRLRLPTDFKSDSLTVDPNLFQCLWKPDLFFANEKNANFHDVTQENILLFIFRNGDVLISMRLSVTLSCPLDLTLFPMDTQKCKMQLESFGYTTDDLVFSWQSGDPVQMDEIALPQFDVKQEEIVYGNCTKYYKGTGYYTCVEVIFTLRRQVGFYMMGVYAPTLLLVVISWLSFWINPDASAARVPLGILSVLSLSSECTSLAAELPKVSYVKAIDIWLIACLLFGFSSLVEYAVVQVMLNSPKRIEAEKAKLASKEKAEGKTPAKNTVNGTGGTPIHANALQVVETRCKKVCTSKSDLRSNDFSIVGSLPRDFELSNFDCYGKPIEVDGVGKSQAKNNKKPAPPKPIIPSAAKRVDLYARALFPFSFLFFNVIYWSVYL, from the exons ATGCGGCCCGAGACGTGGCTGGTCAGACTGGGACTCCTGCTGCTGGTCTGCTCTCTGTGGGTGGCAGCAGGTTCCGCCAAGGAGAAAACCGCCAAGAAGGGGAAGAAGGGGAAGCTGGTGATCTGTCCCTC ACAACTATCACCAGAGGACATCGCCAGAGTTCCAGGAAATTCCACGAGCAACATCTTAAACCGGTTACTGGCTACTTACGATCCCAGAATTCGGCCCAACTTTCAAG GTATCCCAGTGGAGGACAAAGTTAATATTTTCATAAACAGCTTTGGCTCCATCCAAGAAACGACCATG GATTACAGGGTAAACATCTTCCTGAGACAGCGGTGGAACGATCCTAGACTCAGGCTTCCCACCGATTTCAAATCAGACTCCCTCACCGTCGATCCCAACCTGTTCCAGTGCCTCTGGAAGCCTGACTTGTTCTTCGCGAACGAAAAGAACGCCAACTTTCACGACGTGACGCAGGAAAACATCCTCCTGTTCATCTTCCGCAACGGCGACGTGCTTATCAGTATGAG GTTGTCTGTCACTCTGTCCTGTCCTCTGGATTTGACTCTGTTTCCGATGGACACCCAGAAGTGCAAGATGCAGCTGGAAAGTT TTGGCTACACCACAGATGACCTTGTGTTCAGCTGGCAGTCAGGTGACCCAGTGCAAATGGATGAAATTGCACTGCCCCAATTTGACGTAAAGCAGGAAGAAATAGTGTATGGAAACTGTACCAAGTACTATAAAGGGACAG GCTACTATACCTGTGTAGAGGTGATCTTCACTCTGAGGAGGCAGGTCGGCTTCTACATGATGGGTGTCTACGCTCCCACCCTCCTCTTAGTAGTGATCTCGTGGCTGTCCTTCTGGATCAACCCGGATGCCAGCGCTGCCAGGGTTCCGTTAG GTATCCTATCAGTGCTGTCGCTGTCCTCCGAATGCACGTCTCTGGCCGCTGAGCTCCCCAAAGTGTCCTACGTGAAGGCCATCGACATCTGGCTCATTGCCTGCCTGCTTTTTGGCTTTTCCTCGCTGGTGGAGTACGCCGTGGTCCAGGTCATGCTCAACAGCCCCAAACGCATCGAGGCCGAGAAGGCCAAGCTGGCCAGCAAGGAGAAAGCAGAGGGCAAGACCCCGGCCAAGAACACGGTCAACGGCACGGGAGGGACACCCATACATGCCAATGCACTCCAG GTGGTGGAGACCAGGTGCAAGAAGGTgtgcacctccaagtccgaccTGCGGTCCAACGACTTCAGCATAGTGGGGTCGCTCCCCCGAGATTTCGAACTCTCCAATTTCGACTGCTACGGAAAGCCTATAGAAGTGGACGGTGTCGGCAAATCGCAGGCCAAAAACAACAAGAAGCCGGCTCCTCCGAAACCGATCATCCCGTCTGCAGCCAAGCGGGTCGACCTTTACGCTCGCGCCCTCTTCCCCTTCTCCTTCCTATTCTTTAATGTCATATATTGGTCTGTCTACTTGTGA
- the LOC111837382 gene encoding glycine receptor subunit beta-like isoform X1: MYREAVLRRRRLKHEWTQTANWRHNSFSGRMRPETWLVRLGLLLLVCSLWVAAGSAKEKTAKKGKKGKLVICPSQLSPEDIARVPGNSTSNILNRLLATYDPRIRPNFQGIPVEDKVNIFINSFGSIQETTMDYRVNIFLRQRWNDPRLRLPTDFKSDSLTVDPNLFQCLWKPDLFFANEKNANFHDVTQENILLFIFRNGDVLISMRLSVTLSCPLDLTLFPMDTQKCKMQLESFGYTTDDLVFSWQSGDPVQMDEIALPQFDVKQEEIVYGNCTKYYKGTGYYTCVEVIFTLRRQVGFYMMGVYAPTLLLVVISWLSFWINPDASAARVPLGILSVLSLSSECTSLAAELPKVSYVKAIDIWLIACLLFGFSSLVEYAVVQVMLNSPKRIEAEKAKLASKEKAEGKTPAKNTVNGTGGTPIHANALQVVETRCKKVCTSKSDLRSNDFSIVGSLPRDFELSNFDCYGKPIEVDGVGKSQAKNNKKPAPPKPIIPSAAKRVDLYARALFPFSFLFFNVIYWSVYL; the protein is encoded by the exons TTTTTCGGGGAGAATGCGGCCCGAGACGTGGCTGGTCAGACTGGGACTCCTGCTGCTGGTCTGCTCTCTGTGGGTGGCAGCAGGTTCCGCCAAGGAGAAAACCGCCAAGAAGGGGAAGAAGGGGAAGCTGGTGATCTGTCCCTC ACAACTATCACCAGAGGACATCGCCAGAGTTCCAGGAAATTCCACGAGCAACATCTTAAACCGGTTACTGGCTACTTACGATCCCAGAATTCGGCCCAACTTTCAAG GTATCCCAGTGGAGGACAAAGTTAATATTTTCATAAACAGCTTTGGCTCCATCCAAGAAACGACCATG GATTACAGGGTAAACATCTTCCTGAGACAGCGGTGGAACGATCCTAGACTCAGGCTTCCCACCGATTTCAAATCAGACTCCCTCACCGTCGATCCCAACCTGTTCCAGTGCCTCTGGAAGCCTGACTTGTTCTTCGCGAACGAAAAGAACGCCAACTTTCACGACGTGACGCAGGAAAACATCCTCCTGTTCATCTTCCGCAACGGCGACGTGCTTATCAGTATGAG GTTGTCTGTCACTCTGTCCTGTCCTCTGGATTTGACTCTGTTTCCGATGGACACCCAGAAGTGCAAGATGCAGCTGGAAAGTT TTGGCTACACCACAGATGACCTTGTGTTCAGCTGGCAGTCAGGTGACCCAGTGCAAATGGATGAAATTGCACTGCCCCAATTTGACGTAAAGCAGGAAGAAATAGTGTATGGAAACTGTACCAAGTACTATAAAGGGACAG GCTACTATACCTGTGTAGAGGTGATCTTCACTCTGAGGAGGCAGGTCGGCTTCTACATGATGGGTGTCTACGCTCCCACCCTCCTCTTAGTAGTGATCTCGTGGCTGTCCTTCTGGATCAACCCGGATGCCAGCGCTGCCAGGGTTCCGTTAG GTATCCTATCAGTGCTGTCGCTGTCCTCCGAATGCACGTCTCTGGCCGCTGAGCTCCCCAAAGTGTCCTACGTGAAGGCCATCGACATCTGGCTCATTGCCTGCCTGCTTTTTGGCTTTTCCTCGCTGGTGGAGTACGCCGTGGTCCAGGTCATGCTCAACAGCCCCAAACGCATCGAGGCCGAGAAGGCCAAGCTGGCCAGCAAGGAGAAAGCAGAGGGCAAGACCCCGGCCAAGAACACGGTCAACGGCACGGGAGGGACACCCATACATGCCAATGCACTCCAG GTGGTGGAGACCAGGTGCAAGAAGGTgtgcacctccaagtccgaccTGCGGTCCAACGACTTCAGCATAGTGGGGTCGCTCCCCCGAGATTTCGAACTCTCCAATTTCGACTGCTACGGAAAGCCTATAGAAGTGGACGGTGTCGGCAAATCGCAGGCCAAAAACAACAAGAAGCCGGCTCCTCCGAAACCGATCATCCCGTCTGCAGCCAAGCGGGTCGACCTTTACGCTCGCGCCCTCTTCCCCTTCTCCTTCCTATTCTTTAATGTCATATATTGGTCTGTCTACTTGTGA